The following proteins are encoded in a genomic region of Kosakonia oryzae:
- the ulaD gene encoding 3-keto-L-gulonate-6-phosphate decarboxylase UlaD, translated as MSRPLLQLALDHTSLAAAHRDVALLQDHVDIVEAGTILCLSEGLNAVRALRAQCPEKIIVADWKVADAGETLAQQALGAGANWMTIICAAPLATIEKGHAVAQAHHGEIQIELFGNWTFDDARDWYRIGVRQAIYHRGRDAQASGQQWGEADLARMKALSDIGLELSVTGGLQPADLPLFKEINVKAFIAGRALSGAANPAQTASDFHAQIRAIWGDN; from the coding sequence ATGAGCCGACCATTACTGCAACTGGCGCTCGACCATACCAGCCTTGCGGCTGCACACCGCGATGTGGCGCTGTTACAGGATCACGTGGACATCGTCGAAGCTGGCACCATTTTGTGCCTTAGCGAGGGGCTAAACGCCGTACGCGCCCTGCGTGCGCAGTGCCCGGAGAAGATTATCGTTGCCGACTGGAAAGTGGCCGACGCCGGAGAAACGCTGGCGCAACAAGCGCTGGGCGCGGGCGCGAACTGGATGACCATTATCTGTGCTGCGCCGCTGGCGACCATTGAGAAAGGCCACGCCGTGGCGCAGGCGCATCACGGTGAAATTCAGATCGAGCTGTTCGGCAACTGGACGTTTGATGATGCCCGCGACTGGTACCGCATTGGCGTGCGTCAGGCGATTTACCACCGTGGACGCGATGCGCAGGCCAGCGGCCAGCAGTGGGGCGAGGCCGATCTGGCGCGGATGAAAGCGCTGTCGGATATCGGCCTTGAACTGTCGGTGACCGGTGGTCTGCAGCCTGCCGATCTGCCGTTGTTTAAAGAGATCAACGTCAAAGCCTTTATTGCCGGGCGTGCGCTTTCCGGCGCGGCAAATCCGGCACAGACCGCGAGCGATTTCCACGCGCAAATTCGCGCCATCTGGGGAGACAACTAA
- a CDS encoding L-ribulose-5-phosphate 3-epimerase — protein sequence MRTHPLGIYEKALAKELSWPERLVLAKSCGFDFVEMSVDETDERLSRLEWSTAQRASLVEAMLETGVAIPSMCLSAHRRFPFGSRDEAVRERARDIMRKAIRLARDLGIRTIQLAGYDVYYEEHDEGTQQRFAEGLAWAVEQAAAAQVMLAVEIMDTAFMNSISKWKKWDEMLASPWFSVYPDVGNLSAWGNDVSAELSLGIDRIAAIHLKDTQPVTDDSPGQFRDVPFGEGCVDFVGVFRTLQQLNYRGAFLIEMWTEKAKEPVLEIIQARRWIEARMQEGGFAC from the coding sequence ATGCGTACGCATCCGTTAGGCATCTATGAGAAAGCGCTGGCGAAAGAGCTGAGCTGGCCGGAGCGGCTGGTGTTGGCGAAAAGCTGCGGTTTCGATTTTGTCGAAATGTCAGTGGATGAAACCGACGAGCGCTTATCACGGCTGGAGTGGAGCACTGCACAGCGGGCATCGCTGGTGGAAGCGATGCTGGAGACCGGCGTGGCCATTCCCTCGATGTGCCTCTCTGCGCACCGCCGTTTTCCGTTTGGCAGCCGCGATGAAGCGGTGCGCGAGCGGGCGCGCGACATCATGCGCAAAGCGATTCGTCTGGCGCGCGATCTCGGTATTCGCACCATTCAGCTTGCCGGTTACGACGTCTATTACGAAGAGCATGACGAAGGTACGCAGCAGCGTTTTGCCGAAGGGCTGGCGTGGGCGGTGGAACAGGCCGCCGCCGCGCAGGTGATGCTGGCGGTCGAGATCATGGATACCGCCTTTATGAACTCGATCAGTAAGTGGAAAAAGTGGGATGAGATGCTCGCGTCGCCGTGGTTCAGCGTCTATCCGGATGTCGGCAACCTCAGCGCGTGGGGCAACGATGTCAGTGCCGAACTGTCGCTGGGTATCGACCGTATTGCCGCCATTCACCTGAAAGACACGCAGCCGGTGACCGATGACAGCCCCGGCCAGTTTCGCGATGTGCCGTTTGGTGAAGGTTGCGTCGATTTTGTTGGCGTGTTCCGTACGCTGCAACAACTGAACTACCGCGGCGCATTTTTGATTGAGATGTGGACCGAAAAAGCCAAAGAGCCGGTGCTGGAGATTATTCAGGCGCGGCGCTGGATCGAAGCCCGTATGCAGGAAGGAGGATTCGCATGTTAG
- a CDS encoding FGGY-family carbohydrate kinase, translated as MSEKETLWLGIDCGGTYLKAGLYDSQGREHGIERQPLKTLSPQPGYAERDMHALWTACAETISRLLKQTHTPGKLIRGVGISAQGKGLFLLDKNDQPLGTAILSSDRRALDIVRRWRADGIPQKLYPLTRQTLWTGHPVSLLRWVKENEPQRYAHIGCVMMGHDYLRWCLTGRKGCEESNISESNLYNMENQRYDARLSQWLGIQEIDAALPPIVRCAEICGEITAQAAAITGLAAGTPVVGGLFDVVSTALCAGLQDEQRLNAVMGTWAVTSGIANGLRDHEAHPYVYGRYVNDGQYIVHEASPTSSGNLEWLTAQWGDISFDEINQAVASLPKAGSELFFLPFLYGSNAGLEMTSGFYGMQALHTRAHLLQAVYEGVVFCHMTHLNRMRERFTAVRALRVTGGPAHSDVWMQMLADVSGLAVELPQVEETGCFGAALAALVGTGVFRDFHHAQQTLKHDIRTLIPDMAAHAAYQRKYAHYQFLIEALQGFHARIKEQTL; from the coding sequence ATGAGTGAAAAAGAGACCTTGTGGCTGGGTATCGATTGCGGCGGTACTTATCTGAAAGCCGGTTTATATGACAGCCAGGGCCGGGAGCACGGCATTGAGCGCCAGCCATTGAAAACGCTCAGCCCGCAACCAGGCTATGCCGAGCGCGATATGCACGCGCTGTGGACGGCGTGTGCCGAAACGATTTCCCGCCTGCTAAAACAGACCCACACACCAGGGAAACTTATTCGCGGCGTGGGGATTTCGGCACAGGGGAAAGGATTATTTCTGCTCGATAAAAACGACCAACCACTGGGAACGGCGATCTTATCCTCCGATCGCCGCGCGCTGGATATTGTCCGGCGCTGGCGTGCTGATGGCATCCCGCAAAAACTCTATCCGCTCACCCGCCAGACGTTATGGACCGGGCACCCGGTTTCGCTGCTGCGCTGGGTGAAGGAGAACGAACCGCAACGTTATGCACATATTGGCTGCGTAATGATGGGGCACGACTATCTGCGCTGGTGCCTGACCGGCCGCAAAGGCTGCGAAGAGAGCAATATCTCCGAATCCAATCTCTACAACATGGAAAACCAGCGCTACGACGCTCGGCTGTCGCAGTGGCTGGGTATTCAGGAAATTGACGCCGCGCTGCCGCCGATTGTCCGCTGCGCCGAAATCTGCGGGGAAATCACCGCTCAGGCAGCCGCCATAACCGGTCTGGCGGCGGGTACGCCCGTCGTTGGCGGTCTGTTTGATGTGGTTTCCACCGCACTCTGCGCTGGATTACAGGATGAGCAGCGGCTCAATGCGGTAATGGGAACATGGGCGGTGACCAGCGGCATTGCCAACGGGCTTCGCGATCATGAAGCGCATCCTTATGTTTACGGTCGCTACGTCAATGACGGCCAGTACATCGTGCATGAAGCCAGCCCGACTTCCTCCGGCAACCTGGAGTGGCTTACCGCGCAGTGGGGCGACATCTCTTTCGACGAAATCAACCAGGCAGTGGCCAGCCTACCGAAAGCAGGCAGCGAGCTGTTCTTCCTGCCGTTTCTCTACGGCAGCAACGCCGGGCTGGAGATGACCAGCGGTTTTTACGGCATGCAGGCGCTGCACACCCGCGCGCATCTGTTGCAGGCGGTGTATGAAGGCGTGGTGTTCTGCCATATGACTCACCTCAATCGCATGCGGGAACGCTTTACCGCGGTGCGTGCGTTGCGGGTCACTGGCGGCCCGGCGCACTCCGACGTATGGATGCAGATGCTGGCGGATGTCAGCGGCTTAGCGGTGGAATTACCGCAGGTGGAAGAGACCGGCTGTTTCGGCGCGGCGCTGGCGGCGTTGGTCGGCACCGGTGTATTCCGCGATTTTCACCACGCGCAGCAAACGCTGAAGCATGACATTCGCACGCTCATTCCCGATATGGCCGCGCACGCCGCCTACCAGCGCAAATACGCGCATTACCAGTTTTTGATTGAAGCACTACAGGGCTTTCACGCCCGCATTAAGGAGCAGACGTTATGA